One part of the Marinobacterium rhizophilum genome encodes these proteins:
- a CDS encoding IclR family transcriptional regulator, producing the protein MTAAKNSDGTVGKALNLLDQVAAIGHPVRFSDLLTNSEHPKATLYRLLQTLTSQGMLSYDPDRQLYSLGVRLVKLAHAAWRQSSLAPIARPFLDELSHKLGETVHLAQLDHGQVLYLDKRNPAKPLMMFSDAGKIGPGYCTGVGKAMLAFLKDSAREQCIKQQAYHRYTDNTLTSAQTLRAELDEIRVKGIAFDREEHEPNIICIAAPILSGSDRVLGGLSITTSTQRYTLQALENFKPDLLETARKIAEQADLWQFPEIQA; encoded by the coding sequence ATGACAGCAGCTAAAAACAGCGATGGTACGGTCGGCAAGGCGCTGAATTTACTGGACCAGGTTGCCGCTATCGGACACCCGGTGCGCTTCAGCGATCTGCTGACCAACAGTGAACACCCCAAGGCCACCCTCTACCGCCTGCTGCAAACCCTGACCAGCCAGGGCATGCTCAGCTACGACCCCGACAGGCAGCTCTACAGCCTGGGTGTGCGGCTGGTAAAACTGGCTCACGCCGCCTGGCGGCAGTCGTCCCTGGCACCGATCGCACGTCCGTTTCTGGATGAGCTGTCACACAAGCTGGGTGAAACCGTCCATCTGGCGCAGCTGGATCACGGCCAGGTGCTGTACCTGGACAAGCGCAACCCGGCCAAGCCGCTGATGATGTTTTCGGATGCAGGCAAAATAGGCCCGGGGTACTGCACCGGTGTAGGCAAGGCCATGCTGGCCTTTCTCAAGGACAGCGCACGCGAGCAATGCATCAAGCAGCAGGCCTACCACCGCTACACGGACAATACGCTGACATCGGCCCAGACGTTGCGCGCTGAACTGGATGAGATTCGCGTCAAGGGCATCGCTTTCGACCGTGAAGAACACGAGCCCAATATCATCTGTATTGCCGCCCCCATACTGTCCGGTAGCGACCGGGTTCTCGGGGGCCTGTCCATTACGACATCCACCCAGCGCTATACCTTGCAAGCACTGGAAAACTTCAAGCCGGACCTGCTCGAAACGGCCCGCAAAATAGCTGAACAGGCCGATCTATGGCAATTCCCGGAAATACAGGCGTAG
- a CDS encoding aldose epimerase family protein — translation MPTTELFGDLKTGVPVHRHWLRHGQLSAAILTYGATLQDLRLEGVAHPLVLGATRLDSYLGDMSYFGANVGRVANRLAGGRVSIAGTEHALHLAAGEKHLLHGGKEGLHHQLWHIVDANDTQVTLQLSLADGHMGFPGKLDIRLRYHIQAPATLVLEIEAVSDALTLCNIAHHSYFNLDGGADILDHRLQVDAGHYLPVNAELIPTGQIAPVGGSRFDFRNARPLRDAAPYPGYDHCFCLSGDVQPLRPVARLYSPKSGIRLRLDTTEPGLQIYDGGHINTSAQHSISQAPYGPHAGLALEAQRWPDAPHHDTFPSIALAPGEVYRQTTAWHFEKPA, via the coding sequence GTGCCAACAACCGAGCTTTTTGGTGACCTGAAAACCGGCGTACCGGTGCACCGTCACTGGCTGCGCCACGGCCAGCTAAGCGCCGCCATTCTGACCTATGGCGCAACCTTGCAGGATTTGCGACTTGAAGGCGTAGCCCACCCCCTGGTACTCGGCGCCACCCGTTTAGATTCGTACCTCGGCGACATGAGCTACTTCGGCGCCAACGTCGGCCGGGTGGCCAACCGCCTGGCCGGCGGCAGGGTCAGCATTGCGGGCACCGAACATGCGCTGCACCTGGCGGCGGGTGAAAAACACCTGCTGCACGGCGGCAAGGAGGGCCTGCATCACCAGCTGTGGCACATTGTCGATGCCAACGACACCCAGGTCACCCTGCAACTGAGCCTGGCCGATGGCCATATGGGCTTCCCCGGCAAGCTGGATATCCGCCTGCGCTACCACATTCAGGCGCCCGCCACCCTGGTGCTGGAGATCGAGGCCGTGAGCGACGCCCTCACACTGTGCAACATCGCCCACCACAGTTATTTCAACCTGGACGGCGGTGCCGACATTCTTGATCACCGGTTACAAGTCGACGCCGGGCACTACCTGCCGGTGAATGCCGAGCTGATTCCCACCGGGCAGATAGCGCCCGTAGGAGGCAGCCGGTTTGATTTTCGCAACGCCAGACCCCTGCGCGACGCGGCGCCTTATCCGGGCTATGACCACTGCTTTTGCCTGTCCGGGGACGTACAGCCCCTGCGCCCGGTGGCCCGCCTCTACAGCCCGAAATCCGGCATCCGGCTGCGCCTGGACACCACCGAGCCCGGCCTGCAAATCTACGATGGTGGCCATATCAATACGTCGGCACAGCACAGTATCAGCCAGGCGCCCTACGGCCCCCATGCGGGCCTGGCACTGGAAGCCCAGCGCTGGCCCGACGCACCCCACCACGATACTTTCCCGTCCATCGCACTGGCTCCGGGCGAGGTCTACCGGCAAACCACCGCCTGGCACTTCGAGAAGCCGGCCTGA
- the trmB gene encoding tRNA (guanosine(46)-N7)-methyltransferase TrmB, with product MTEDQKPMRAVRSFVLRAGRMTEGQQRGLDEAWPEMGLDIAGGMIDPAAVFGREAPLVLEIGFGMGDSLLQMARQMPEKNYIGIEVHRPGVGRLLNNARTEGLTNIRVYAEDAVEVLAQCIPDGSLDCLQLFFPDPWHKKKHNKRRIVQAAFAQSVRNKLKVGGVFHMATDWENYAEHMMDVMSAAEGYRNSAGAGEFSPQPDFRPVTKFQNRGEKLGHGVWDLMFERID from the coding sequence ATGACTGAAGATCAGAAACCGATGCGCGCCGTGCGCAGCTTTGTCCTGCGCGCAGGGCGGATGACCGAAGGCCAGCAGCGTGGACTGGACGAGGCCTGGCCCGAGATGGGGCTGGACATCGCCGGCGGCATGATTGACCCCGCCGCGGTGTTTGGACGCGAAGCGCCGCTGGTGCTGGAAATCGGCTTTGGCATGGGGGATTCGCTGTTGCAGATGGCGCGCCAGATGCCGGAGAAAAATTACATCGGCATCGAGGTGCATCGTCCCGGGGTGGGCCGTTTGCTGAACAATGCCCGCACCGAGGGGCTGACGAACATCCGAGTCTATGCCGAAGATGCCGTTGAAGTGCTGGCCCAGTGCATCCCCGATGGCAGTCTGGATTGCCTGCAGCTGTTCTTCCCGGACCCCTGGCACAAGAAAAAGCACAACAAGCGCCGTATCGTTCAGGCCGCCTTTGCCCAGAGCGTGCGTAACAAGCTGAAAGTCGGCGGTGTTTTCCACATGGCCACGGACTGGGAAAATTACGCCGAGCACATGATGGACGTCATGTCGGCGGCCGAGGGTTACCGCAACAGTGCCGGCGCAGGCGAGTTCTCGCCGCAGCCGGATTTTCGTCCGGTTACCAAGTTTCAGAACCGTGGCGAAAAACTTGGCCACGGCGTCTGGGACCTGATGTTCGAACGCATCGACTGA
- a CDS encoding thiazole synthase gives MSEQLRHDPLIIAGKEYSSRLLVGTGKYRDLEETRLAIEASGAQIVTVAVRRTNIGQNRDEPNLLDVVSPNKYTILPNTAGCYTAEDAVRTCKLARELMDGHDLVKLEVLGDQKTLYPNIVETLKGAEMLVKDGFKVMVYTNDDPIVAKQLEDMGCVAVMPLGSLIGSGLGILNPHNIRLIMEAANVPILVDAGVGTASDAALAMEMGCEGVLMNTAIAAARDPLLMASAMRKAIEAGREAYLAGRMPRKKYASASSPMDGMI, from the coding sequence ATGTCAGAGCAATTACGCCATGACCCGCTGATTATCGCGGGCAAAGAATACAGTTCCAGGCTGCTGGTAGGCACCGGAAAATACCGGGACCTGGAAGAAACCCGCCTGGCAATCGAAGCCAGCGGCGCGCAGATTGTCACGGTTGCGGTACGACGCACCAACATTGGCCAGAACCGCGATGAGCCCAACCTGCTGGACGTAGTGTCGCCGAACAAGTACACCATCCTGCCCAACACGGCCGGTTGCTACACCGCCGAAGACGCCGTGCGTACCTGCAAGCTGGCCCGTGAGCTGATGGATGGTCACGACCTGGTAAAGCTCGAAGTGCTGGGGGATCAGAAAACCCTGTACCCCAATATCGTCGAGACCCTCAAGGGGGCGGAGATGCTGGTCAAGGATGGCTTCAAGGTCATGGTGTACACCAATGACGACCCCATCGTTGCCAAGCAGCTCGAAGACATGGGCTGTGTCGCCGTCATGCCGCTGGGCTCCCTGATCGGCTCTGGCCTGGGTATTCTCAACCCGCACAACATTCGCCTGATCATGGAAGCGGCCAATGTGCCGATCCTGGTGGATGCCGGTGTCGGTACCGCCTCCGATGCCGCCCTGGCGATGGAAATGGGCTGCGAGGGTGTACTGATGAACACCGCCATTGCCGCCGCCCGTGACCCCCTGCTGATGGCTTCGGCCATGCGCAAGGCCATCGAAGCCGGACGCGAGGCATACCTGGCCGGTCGCATGCCGCGCAAGAAGTACGCCAGCGCGTCTTCCCCCATGGACGGCATGATCTGA